In the Chlorobium limicola DSM 245 genome, one interval contains:
- a CDS encoding 6-hydroxymethylpterin diphosphokinase MptE-like protein yields MIKKIRIRIRYLYLRKRYFTRAEAERWKELKDKYKGKRVFLLGNGPSLNKTPLFYLKDEYTMCFNRFYIMEERLNWTPNFYMTVDNLVLDDLVKEVGKIIDTSEYAFFPAIHFRGQKFITQIPKMPKIYWVSQYFGKDFSLNLPRIYQGGSVIYEGFQVLQHLGFDAIYVIGVDMSFKTHKTAESISKGNTDIISKDDDDPNHFDPRYFGKNRKYHQPEDFVIQNIMNSLDFLGANLEHYQVNIINAGYDSKVESFPRVDFESLFNFSDEEKQNLFSEMIADKSDFDTVSAFIAASEKLSEKQEWKKTGHFYTDMYFGTKIIKETIFTHIPLGPYNNYYYFIKR; encoded by the coding sequence GTGATCAAAAAGATCCGGATCCGGATCCGGTACTTATATCTGCGCAAACGCTACTTCACTCGGGCTGAGGCGGAAAGATGGAAAGAACTCAAGGACAAGTATAAAGGAAAACGGGTCTTTCTGTTGGGAAACGGCCCTAGTCTGAATAAAACCCCACTCTTCTATCTGAAAGACGAGTACACCATGTGTTTCAACCGCTTCTACATTATGGAGGAAAGGTTGAACTGGACTCCTAATTTTTATATGACGGTAGACAATCTGGTACTGGATGACCTTGTCAAGGAGGTGGGCAAAATCATTGATACTTCAGAGTATGCGTTCTTCCCGGCCATTCATTTCCGGGGTCAGAAATTCATTACCCAGATTCCTAAAATGCCCAAGATCTATTGGGTCAGTCAGTATTTCGGTAAAGACTTCTCTCTGAACCTGCCCCGGATCTATCAGGGTGGGTCAGTGATCTATGAAGGATTTCAGGTACTGCAGCACTTGGGCTTTGATGCGATTTACGTGATTGGCGTGGATATGTCCTTTAAGACGCACAAAACAGCCGAATCAATTTCCAAAGGGAATACAGATATCATTTCCAAGGATGATGATGATCCGAATCACTTCGACCCAAGGTACTTTGGAAAGAACCGCAAATATCATCAACCGGAAGATTTTGTTATTCAGAACATCATGAACAGTCTGGATTTCCTCGGGGCCAACTTGGAGCATTATCAGGTCAACATCATCAATGCCGGATACGATTCCAAGGTGGAAAGTTTCCCCCGGGTTGATTTTGAAAGTCTGTTTAACTTCAGCGATGAAGAAAAACAAAATCTCTTTTCCGAGATGATTGCTGACAAATCTGATTTTGATACCGTTTCAGCTTTTATAGCTGCCTCAGAAAAGCTGTCCGAAAAACAGGAGTGGAAGAAAACCGGGCATTTCTATACGGATATGTATTTTGGTACGAAGATCATTAAGGAGACTATCTTCACTCACATACCCCTTGGACCGTATAACAATTATTACTACTTTATAAAACGATAA
- a CDS encoding SIS domain-containing protein, which yields MFYKNYIDALSQSMNDVVFTDIKENEIEQSNGLEILCELSRDVKAKNKTKYLCGNGASASICNHMALDWSKNGSVKTSAFSDSALFTALVNDLGVEEIFSAPLQYYANKGDLLVTISSSGNSVNIINAIKKAREIGMRVITLSGLKMENKSRLLGDINIYVPAKTYGIVESVHAIIMHAWLDKYMGIAEWDRNYYQNMKKDQFQL from the coding sequence ATGTTTTATAAAAATTATATCGATGCATTGAGTCAGTCAATGAACGATGTTGTGTTTACTGATATAAAAGAAAATGAGATTGAGCAATCAAATGGTTTAGAGATATTATGTGAATTGTCAAGAGATGTAAAAGCAAAAAACAAAACTAAATATTTGTGCGGCAACGGAGCAAGTGCCTCCATATGCAATCATATGGCATTAGACTGGTCAAAAAACGGAAGTGTCAAGACAAGTGCTTTCAGTGATTCAGCACTATTTACTGCTCTTGTAAATGATTTAGGTGTTGAAGAGATCTTTTCTGCGCCACTGCAATATTATGCAAATAAAGGTGATTTGTTAGTGACAATAAGTTCTTCAGGTAATTCGGTGAATATTATAAATGCTATAAAAAAAGCAAGAGAAATAGGGATGAGAGTAATTACATTATCAGGATTAAAAATGGAAAACAAATCAAGGTTATTGGGTGATATAAATATATATGTGCCAGCAAAAACATATGGAATAGTAGAAAGTGTACACGCAATTATTATGCATGCTTGGCTTGATAAATACATGGGAATTGCTGAGTGGGATCGTAATTATTATCAAAATATGAAAAAAGATCAATTCCAATTGTAA
- a CDS encoding IS3 family transposase, translating to MSHPKRRRSMGYSYAVRQSVLKKVLPPEGRSISEVSRETGVNEQTIRNWIKRSKTGILADSNQDSCPRFLTPKEKYQLVVEAAGIDDEQLGGFLRERGLHSEHITIWDQELRDMIDNKNDQQDKENKALKKKVKELEKELQRKEKAHENGASYSKACEVVGISLRTLQRWKSGCLNDRRKGSKKTVPRKVPQEIREEIVAVCNEQRFRDQTPYEIVPQLLTEGRYLASESTIYRILRERDLLHHRSELRVRHRHSKPPERRATGSDQVYTWDITYMGRTIRGLYYYAYVVTDIFDKSIVGWAVHAEESETHSRALFERILKGRRISLKALHADNGHPMKGVSLKALLVDLKVAVSHSRPRTSNDNPYIESLFKTMKYHVTYPKAFETLEDARQWMGAFVNWYNTEHMHSSIGYVTPHQMRYGQAKAIFEQRNGTLQLAREIHPERWGSRPARAWNINREVVLNPDKK from the coding sequence ATGTCGCATCCTAAAAGGAGGCGATCTATGGGTTATTCGTATGCAGTAAGGCAGAGTGTTCTGAAGAAAGTGCTGCCGCCGGAAGGCAGAAGCATCAGTGAAGTGAGCCGGGAAACCGGTGTCAACGAGCAAACAATCCGGAATTGGATCAAACGAAGTAAAACGGGTATCTTGGCTGATAGCAATCAAGACAGTTGTCCCCGTTTCCTGACACCCAAAGAGAAGTATCAGTTGGTCGTTGAGGCCGCCGGTATCGATGATGAGCAACTGGGTGGTTTTCTCAGGGAACGCGGACTGCATTCAGAACATATCACCATCTGGGACCAGGAGCTTCGGGACATGATCGACAACAAAAACGACCAGCAAGACAAAGAGAATAAAGCACTTAAGAAAAAGGTCAAAGAGCTTGAGAAGGAGCTGCAGCGCAAGGAAAAAGCACATGAAAACGGAGCCAGCTACAGTAAGGCCTGTGAGGTTGTCGGCATCTCTCTTCGGACCCTGCAGCGCTGGAAAAGCGGTTGCCTGAACGACCGGCGAAAAGGCTCAAAGAAAACCGTTCCGAGAAAAGTGCCCCAGGAAATCAGGGAAGAGATCGTCGCAGTCTGCAATGAACAGCGATTCCGGGATCAGACGCCGTATGAAATCGTCCCGCAACTCCTGACAGAAGGCCGGTATCTGGCCTCTGAAAGCACGATCTACCGTATCCTGAGGGAAAGGGACCTGCTGCACCATAGGAGCGAACTGCGCGTACGCCATCGCCACTCCAAGCCGCCGGAACGACGGGCGACAGGGTCGGATCAGGTGTACACGTGGGACATCACCTACATGGGCCGTACGATAAGAGGTCTCTACTATTACGCTTACGTCGTGACGGACATCTTTGACAAGTCCATCGTTGGATGGGCTGTGCATGCAGAAGAGAGTGAAACACACAGCCGGGCACTGTTCGAGCGGATCCTGAAAGGGCGTCGTATAAGCCTGAAAGCGCTCCATGCCGATAACGGACACCCGATGAAAGGGGTTTCGCTTAAGGCGCTCCTGGTAGACCTGAAAGTAGCTGTCTCGCACAGCAGGCCACGGACCAGTAATGACAACCCGTATATCGAATCGCTGTTCAAGACGATGAAGTACCACGTCACCTATCCGAAAGCCTTTGAAACACTGGAGGATGCACGGCAATGGATGGGAGCGTTTGTGAACTGGTACAACACCGAACACATGCATTCTTCGATTGGGTATGTAACGCCGCATCAGATGCGGTACGGTCAGGCAAAAGCCATTTTTGAACAGCGAAATGGAACACTTCAGCTTGCTCGGGAGATACATCCCGAACGTTGGGGATCAAGACCGGCAAGAGCATGGAACATTAACCGGGAAGTGGTGCTGAACCCGGACAAAAAGTGA
- a CDS encoding polysaccharide biosynthesis protein: MMLRFFTTAEIAIWLLFNMYLSIQRFADFGFYNTFVRVISYGYGGSSRISFIDHGKQNDDPDRTEGPNWKTIGRVIGTMNRVYVYMTLALIVALALMSLSLKKPISDIENQQPIWISWGIIAFTSLINFYGRIYTNYLLGLNKVAIVRRLEGIFSILAILSNILVLYTTRSFLLVIISQQVWVLIRVIRNRYLAVWAEGGVYKELTRNPYEKAIFNQVWGPAWKSGISSLSSTGITYATGIVYSQLSSSMMLAKYLLALKFLEVIKNVSMAPLYSKIPLLSRLISQNKITDWKRISKRGILLSNYILLAGILFLYLFGNELIVLISDNIGFPNKDLWLLLGIGLFFQRYGALHTQLYQTTNKVNSHINDVISGTIYLGISILMLGSLDVYAFAYGWIAGYAGFYVWYALYYSYKIIREPFFSFEWKTTLLPIVAFILVLVLDMLWVNYSN; this comes from the coding sequence ATGATGCTGCGTTTCTTCACCACTGCTGAAATCGCTATCTGGTTACTATTCAACATGTATCTGTCCATCCAGCGATTTGCGGATTTTGGTTTTTACAATACGTTTGTCAGGGTGATTTCCTACGGGTATGGTGGTAGTTCTCGGATCAGTTTCATTGACCACGGAAAACAGAATGACGATCCTGACCGTACAGAAGGACCTAACTGGAAGACCATTGGACGTGTGATCGGAACAATGAACAGGGTATACGTATATATGACCCTGGCTTTAATAGTGGCTCTGGCACTTATGTCACTCAGCCTGAAAAAACCAATCTCCGATATAGAAAACCAGCAACCGATCTGGATTTCATGGGGTATTATTGCCTTCACTTCATTGATCAATTTCTACGGGAGGATTTATACCAATTATTTGCTAGGATTGAACAAAGTAGCCATAGTCCGGAGACTGGAAGGGATTTTTTCCATTCTGGCTATCTTGAGCAATATCCTTGTATTGTACACAACCCGCTCTTTTCTGTTGGTTATTATCTCACAACAAGTTTGGGTGTTGATACGGGTCATTCGCAATCGCTATCTGGCCGTTTGGGCAGAAGGAGGTGTCTATAAAGAATTAACCCGCAATCCCTACGAAAAAGCCATATTTAATCAAGTATGGGGCCCTGCATGGAAAAGTGGTATCTCTTCACTTTCCTCCACCGGTATCACTTATGCAACCGGTATTGTCTATTCCCAGCTTTCCAGCTCTATGATGCTGGCTAAATACCTGTTGGCACTCAAATTCCTGGAAGTGATCAAAAACGTTTCCATGGCCCCATTATACAGCAAGATACCGCTGCTTTCCCGACTGATCAGCCAGAATAAAATAACGGATTGGAAACGAATTAGTAAAAGAGGTATACTGCTCTCCAATTACATATTATTGGCAGGAATTCTTTTTTTATATCTGTTCGGAAATGAATTGATCGTGCTTATATCCGACAATATCGGTTTTCCCAATAAAGATCTATGGTTGCTGCTGGGGATTGGATTGTTCTTTCAACGATATGGTGCATTGCATACTCAGCTTTACCAGACTACAAACAAAGTGAATTCGCATATCAATGATGTGATCTCCGGAACAATCTATCTGGGGATTAGTATCCTGATGTTGGGTAGTTTAGATGTCTATGCCTTTGCTTATGGCTGGATCGCAGGATATGCCGGCTTCTACGTCTGGTATGCTTTATATTATTCTTATAAGATTATTCGAGAACCCTTTTTCTCTTTTGAGTGGAAAACTACTTTGTTACCAATCGTAGCTTTTATTCTTGTTTTAGTACTTGATATGTTATGGGTAAATTATTCGAATTAA
- a CDS encoding IS3 family transposase (programmed frameshift), with protein MSEKQRKSFTAQFKAKVALEAIRGEKTLNEIGREFGIHPNLVGQWKREVQEHAAGLFEAKRGPKPVDPLADPEKLYAEIGRLKVELNWLKKKVGSVPMKARKNWISDKEQLSVSTQCELAGVTRSGYYGQSKSLMPNTEDLELMKLIDEEYTRHPFYGSRRMKQVLLTQGRKVNRKRVQRLMRNLGLAGMAPGPNTSKPHPQHKIYPYLLRGLSITRPNHVWSTDVTYCRLPGGFMYLTAVIDWYSRKVLAWRLSNSLDSSYCVDCLEEAIRKYGTPEIFNTDQGVQYTSDAFTSVLKSHEIRISMDGRGRALDNVFVERLWRNVKQEDLYLKGYETAVEMMRGFAEYFRFYNIERPHQSLGYKTPDEVYESAIGGGARIVDKFSKSVSEGSSEATGPQQEAA; from the exons ATGAGCGAAAAGCAACGCAAAAGTTTTACGGCACAATTCAAGGCCAAAGTGGCGCTTGAGGCAATCAGGGGCGAGAAAACCCTGAACGAGATCGGTCGGGAATTTGGTATCCACCCGAATCTGGTTGGGCAATGGAAGCGTGAGGTTCAAGAGCATGCGGCCGGTCTCTTTGAGGCCAAGCGCGGCCCGAAGCCGGTCGATCCACTTGCAGATCCGGAAAAGCTTTATGCTGAAATAGGTCGGCTCAAAGTTGAGTTGAATTGGCTCAAAAAAAAAGTCG GATCCGTACCTATGAAAGCGCGTAAAAACTGGATCAGCGACAAAGAACAGTTGTCGGTATCTACCCAATGTGAACTTGCCGGAGTAACCCGGTCAGGGTACTACGGGCAAAGTAAAAGCCTCATGCCAAATACTGAAGATCTGGAACTGATGAAGCTTATCGACGAGGAGTACACCCGACATCCGTTTTATGGAAGCCGACGGATGAAGCAGGTCCTGCTCACCCAAGGGCGCAAGGTCAACCGGAAACGAGTACAGCGCCTGATGCGTAACCTGGGGCTTGCGGGTATGGCTCCAGGGCCCAATACCAGCAAACCGCATCCGCAGCACAAGATCTATCCATACCTGTTGCGAGGTCTTTCCATTACCAGACCGAACCATGTCTGGTCTACCGATGTGACCTATTGCCGGTTACCCGGCGGCTTCATGTATCTGACGGCCGTCATCGACTGGTATTCCCGCAAGGTGCTGGCATGGAGGCTTTCGAATTCCCTGGATAGCAGCTACTGTGTTGATTGTCTGGAAGAAGCTATCCGCAAGTACGGAACGCCGGAAATCTTCAACACCGATCAGGGCGTTCAGTACACCAGTGATGCGTTCACCAGCGTGCTCAAGAGCCATGAGATCCGCATCAGCATGGATGGCCGTGGCCGGGCCCTGGACAATGTTTTCGTCGAGCGGTTATGGCGGAATGTCAAGCAGGAAGACCTGTACCTGAAAGGCTATGAAACAGCGGTAGAAATGATGCGGGGATTCGCCGAATATTTCCGTTTTTACAATATCGAGCGGCCTCATCAGTCGCTGGGGTACAAAACCCCGGACGAGGTGTATGAAAGCGCCATAGGAGGCGGAGCACGCATTGTCGACAAGTTCTCTAAGAGTGTCTCCGAAGGGTCGTCGGAGGCTACAGGGCCGCAACAGGAAGCGGCATAA
- a CDS encoding four helix bundle protein gives MKVERFEDLIAWQKARELTKMIYQVTSDGLFSKDYGLRDQIRRASVSVMSNLAEGYERGSKNEFHQFLVIAKASCAEVRSQLFVALDTGYLDQSIFQKLESQAQEVSKIIGGLRASVAKQRT, from the coding sequence ATGAAAGTAGAGAGATTTGAGGATTTAATAGCTTGGCAGAAGGCTCGCGAACTCACAAAGATGATTTATCAGGTTACTTCAGATGGGCTTTTTTCAAAGGATTATGGTCTTCGTGATCAGATTCGCCGGGCCTCTGTTTCTGTTATGTCCAATCTCGCTGAAGGGTATGAGAGAGGTTCAAAAAACGAGTTTCATCAGTTTCTTGTTATAGCGAAAGCATCCTGTGCTGAGGTGAGATCGCAATTGTTTGTGGCTCTGGATACAGGTTACCTTGATCAGTCAATATTTCAAAAGCTTGAATCACAGGCTCAAGAGGTATCCAAAATAATAGGAGGTCTCAGAGCATCAGTAGCCAAACAAAGAACATGA
- a CDS encoding NAD(P)-dependent oxidoreductase, which translates to MKYWKNTATLDHLMPELLETVPSEYAEIAVIGSKPIDLKLMPCLKGIFKCGVGTDNVPFKEAEQRGVVIGLPSDQTRRYIFEETANFAVYLIFRMLYNDLGTLDPWKKSSRLFLGNKKVLVIGQGNIGKLVTAKLEPFVEVLTFDIAVNKEDELRSLISLADVVTLHIPLNEETHNFIDVEKMAWMKDGAAIVNTARGPIVNEDALHEEILSGRLHAAFDVFWKEPYQGKLMKYDPESFFMTPHVSSNCEDFLIGLAQDCREFVKSLYC; encoded by the coding sequence ATGAAATACTGGAAAAACACTGCAACATTGGATCATTTAATGCCAGAGCTTTTAGAGACTGTTCCATCGGAATATGCTGAGATTGCTGTTATCGGAAGTAAACCAATAGATTTAAAATTAATGCCTTGTTTAAAAGGTATATTTAAATGCGGTGTGGGTACTGATAATGTGCCTTTTAAAGAGGCTGAACAGCGTGGTGTAGTAATTGGGTTACCCTCTGATCAAACGCGGCGCTATATTTTTGAGGAGACAGCTAATTTTGCTGTATATCTTATATTCAGGATGTTGTACAATGATTTAGGCACCCTTGATCCATGGAAAAAAAGTTCGAGATTATTTTTAGGAAACAAAAAAGTTTTGGTGATTGGGCAGGGTAATATCGGTAAGCTCGTTACAGCGAAACTTGAGCCTTTCGTGGAAGTACTTACTTTCGATATTGCTGTTAATAAGGAAGATGAATTGAGAAGCTTGATTAGCCTTGCTGATGTGGTGACACTTCACATTCCTCTGAATGAGGAAACACACAATTTTATTGATGTCGAAAAAATGGCATGGATGAAAGACGGTGCAGCTATTGTAAATACTGCGAGAGGGCCTATTGTTAATGAAGACGCTCTCCACGAAGAGATTTTATCTGGGAGGTTACATGCCGCGTTTGATGTCTTTTGGAAAGAACCTTATCAGGGCAAGCTTATGAAGTATGATCCTGAGTCTTTTTTCATGACCCCCCATGTTTCAAGCAACTGCGAAGACTTTTTGATAGGTTTAGCACAAGATTGCAGAGAGTTTGTTAAATCGCTGTACTGTTAA
- a CDS encoding phosphoglycerate dehydrogenase, translated as MAKVLTSPSSFGEIDPKPFDILKENGYEVINNPFGRKLTEDEVIEIAKECVGIVAGVEPLNQKVMDNLPNLRCISRVGVGMDSVDLDYAKQKGIVVTNTPDGPTRSVAELTIAMTLALLRKVPQAHMNIKQGVWKKEIGNLMYEKKVGLIGLGKIGKLAASQFQAFGCSVMAFDLYPETAWAEANDVEIVDMEKLLAESDIISLHIPKPDTELIGAAELESMKEGSFLINIARDGIVNEGALYEALKSNKLAGAAIDVFSKEPYDGSLKELDNIVLTPHIGSYAKEGKLQMEIDAVNNLLNALSS; from the coding sequence ATGGCTAAAGTTCTAACATCCCCCTCCTCTTTCGGAGAAATCGACCCAAAACCTTTCGATATACTTAAAGAAAACGGCTATGAAGTGATCAACAACCCTTTCGGTCGCAAACTCACCGAAGACGAGGTGATTGAGATCGCCAAAGAGTGTGTAGGCATTGTAGCCGGTGTGGAGCCGCTCAACCAAAAGGTCATGGACAACCTTCCCAACCTCAGGTGCATCAGCCGGGTAGGTGTGGGTATGGACAGTGTAGACCTAGATTATGCCAAGCAAAAAGGCATTGTAGTAACAAATACTCCAGATGGTCCTACCCGTAGCGTGGCTGAACTGACTATAGCCATGACCTTGGCTTTGCTTAGGAAAGTGCCTCAGGCTCATATGAATATAAAGCAGGGCGTCTGGAAAAAAGAGATCGGTAACCTGATGTATGAAAAGAAAGTTGGTCTGATTGGACTAGGTAAGATCGGTAAACTGGCTGCAAGCCAGTTTCAGGCCTTTGGTTGTAGCGTGATGGCTTTTGATCTGTATCCAGAAACCGCTTGGGCCGAGGCAAATGATGTTGAAATAGTGGATATGGAAAAACTCTTGGCAGAATCGGATATCATCAGCCTGCACATTCCTAAACCCGATACAGAACTGATCGGAGCCGCTGAACTGGAAAGCATGAAAGAAGGCAGCTTCCTGATCAACATTGCCCGGGATGGTATTGTGAATGAGGGCGCTTTATATGAAGCACTGAAATCTAATAAACTGGCTGGTGCAGCGATTGATGTATTTAGTAAGGAACCCTACGATGGGAGCCTGAAAGAGCTGGATAACATCGTCCTGACACCGCACATTGGCTCTTATGCCAAAGAAGGTAAACTGCAGATGGAGATCGATGCGGTTAATAACCTCTTGAACGCTTTAAGTTCTTAG
- a CDS encoding 6-hydroxymethylpterin diphosphokinase MptE-like protein, protein MGKLFELKKYYKHEGLIQSLIHLYWLVSAKISYKLNERKERRKWEQIPVDTSKRVFVIGNGPSLNITPLHLLDQEQTICFNRFTLFLDRIQWNPTMYMIMDGLVGKDIIEDIKTMVDRTQVSFVPAFVPKYRVNFKKHIKSEKVRWVYQRGKKIELADPPYVNVSNSVAVTALRILIKLGFKEIYLIGMDMNYQIHKTASTLKNNDIQSVKNDDPNHFDPRYFGKGKKYHQPNEEVVQRIFNSLTEIGTLADKYGSQIRNATLGGMLEVFPRIDLRSLFPEFEAEEFVKLQELIKFRAGFELESADHWDSIPQVDSIDAVSEHLEMFRVDTELTHSFLNKFIFDYNLFGPFRHQKLFIKRKQNG, encoded by the coding sequence ATGGGTAAATTATTCGAATTAAAGAAATACTACAAACATGAAGGACTGATTCAGTCTCTCATTCATTTGTACTGGCTGGTTTCTGCCAAGATAAGTTATAAGCTTAACGAACGCAAAGAACGCCGAAAGTGGGAACAGATTCCGGTGGATACCAGTAAACGGGTCTTTGTAATTGGTAACGGACCCAGCCTGAACATTACTCCTCTGCATCTGCTGGATCAGGAACAGACTATTTGTTTTAACCGTTTTACGCTCTTTTTAGATCGGATACAGTGGAACCCGACCATGTACATGATCATGGATGGTTTGGTCGGAAAAGATATTATTGAGGATATCAAAACGATGGTCGATCGTACCCAAGTCTCTTTCGTTCCGGCTTTCGTGCCAAAATACCGGGTCAACTTCAAAAAGCATATTAAGAGCGAAAAGGTAAGATGGGTCTACCAACGTGGAAAGAAAATCGAGCTGGCAGATCCGCCCTACGTGAATGTAAGCAACTCGGTTGCTGTAACCGCGCTGCGTATTCTGATCAAGCTTGGTTTCAAAGAAATCTATCTGATCGGAATGGATATGAACTATCAGATCCACAAAACCGCCAGCACGCTTAAGAACAACGATATACAATCTGTCAAGAACGACGATCCGAATCATTTTGATCCCCGCTACTTTGGTAAAGGAAAGAAGTATCATCAGCCCAATGAGGAAGTAGTGCAACGTATCTTTAACTCACTGACCGAGATTGGTACACTGGCCGATAAATACGGCTCCCAAATCAGGAATGCAACTCTTGGAGGTATGCTGGAAGTATTCCCCCGGATAGATTTAAGAAGCCTGTTCCCGGAGTTTGAAGCTGAAGAATTTGTCAAACTGCAGGAGTTGATCAAATTCCGAGCTGGATTCGAGCTTGAATCAGCGGATCACTGGGACAGTATTCCCCAGGTTGATTCAATTGATGCGGTCAGTGAGCATTTGGAAATGTTTCGGGTCGATACTGAGCTTACACATTCATTCCTGAATAAATTCATATTTGATTATAACCTGTTCGGACCATTCCGGCATCAAAAACTATTCATTAAAAGAAAGCAAAATGGCTAA
- a CDS encoding IS3 family transposase (programmed frameshift): MSEKQRKSFTAQFKAKVALEAIRGEKTLNEIGREFGIHPNLVGQWKREVQEHAAGLFEAKRGPKPVDPLADPEKLYAEIGRLKVELGWLKKKGRSVPMKARKNWISDKEQLSVSTQCELAGVTRSGYYGQSKSLMPNTEDLELMKLIDEEYTRHPFYGSRRMKQVLLTQGRKVNRKRVQRLMRNLGLAGMAPGPNTSKPHPQHKIYPYLLRGLSITRPNHVWSTDVTYCRLPGGFMYLTAVIDWYSRKVLAWRLSNSLDSSFCVDCLEEAIRKYGTPEIFNTDQGVQYTSDAFTSVLKSHEIRISMDGRGRALDNVFVERLWRNVKQEDLYLKGYETAVEMMRGFAEYFRFYNIERPHQSLGYKTPDEVYESAIGGGARIVDKFSQKSVSEGSSEATGPQQEAA, encoded by the exons ATGAGCGAAAAGCAACGCAAAAGTTTTACGGCACAATTCAAGGCCAAAGTGGCGCTTGAGGCAATCAGGGGCGAGAAAACCCTGAACGAGATCGGTCGGGAATTTGGTATCCACCCGAATCTGGTTGGGCAATGGAAGCGTGAGGTTCAAGAGCATGCGGCCGGTCTCTTTGAGGCCAAGCGCGGCCCGAAGCCGGTCGATCCACTTGCAGATCCGGAAAAGCTTTATGCTGAAATAGGTCGGCTCAAAGTTGAATTAGGGTGGCTCAAAAAAAAAG GTCGATCCGTACCTATGAAAGCGCGTAAAAACTGGATCAGCGACAAAGAACAGTTGTCGGTATCTACCCAATGTGAACTTGCCGGAGTAACCCGGTCAGGGTACTACGGGCAAAGTAAAAGCCTCATGCCAAATACTGAAGATCTGGAACTGATGAAGCTTATCGACGAGGAGTACACCCGACATCCGTTTTATGGAAGCCGACGGATGAAGCAGGTACTGCTCACCCAAGGGCGCAAGGTCAACCGGAAACGAGTACAGCGCCTGATGCGTAACCTGGGGCTTGCGGGTATGGCTCCAGGGCCCAATACCAGCAAACCGCATCCGCAGCACAAGATCTATCCATACCTGTTGCGAGGTCTTTCCATTACCAGACCGAACCATGTCTGGTCTACCGATGTGACCTATTGCCGGTTACCCGGCGGCTTCATGTATCTGACGGCCGTCATCGACTGGTATTCCCGCAAGGTGCTGGCATGGAGGCTTTCGAATTCCCTGGATAGCAGCTTCTGTGTTGATTGTCTGGAAGAAGCTATCCGCAAGTACGGAACGCCGGAAATCTTCAACACCGATCAGGGCGTTCAGTACACCAGTGATGCGTTCACCAGCGTGCTCAAGAGCCATGAGATCCGCATCAGCATGGATGGCCGTGGCCGGGCCCTGGACAATGTTTTCGTCGAGCGGTTATGGCGGAATGTCAAGCAGGAAGACCTGTACCTGAAAGGCTATGAAACAGCGGTAGAAATGATGCGGGGATTCGCCGAATATTTCCGTTTTTACAATATCGAGCGGCCTCATCAGTCGCTGGGGTACAAAACCCCGGACGAGGTGTATGAAAGCGCCATAGGAGGCGGAGCACGCATCGTCGACAAGTTCTCTCAAAAGAGTGTCTCCGAAGGGTCGTCGGAGGCTACAGGGCCGCAACAGGAAGCGGCATAA